Proteins encoded within one genomic window of Ovis aries strain OAR_USU_Benz2616 breed Rambouillet chromosome 1, ARS-UI_Ramb_v3.0, whole genome shotgun sequence:
- the LOC114113348 gene encoding keratin-associated protein 20-2 → MSYYYSNYYGGLGYGLGGLGCNYGCGYGYFRGLGCGYGAGYGGYGYGCYRPCYYGRYWSSSFY, encoded by the coding sequence ATGAGCTATTACTACAGCAACTACTACGGTGGCCTGGGCTATGGCCTTGGCGGTCTGGGCTGCAACTATGGCTGTGGCTATGGCTACTTCCGAGGTCTGGGCTGCGGCTATGGTGCTGGCTATGGTGGCTATGGATATGGCTGCTACCGCCCGTGTTACTATGGAAGATACTGGTCCTCTAGCTTCTACTGA